A stretch of DNA from Octopus bimaculoides isolate UCB-OBI-ISO-001 chromosome 23, ASM119413v2, whole genome shotgun sequence:
ACAGATTTGAATTATAGACAGCTACAGGAATTGTACGAGAAGTATGGGGAATCGAAAGGTCTCCGAATTCTTGCTTTTCCATCAAATCAATTTGGAAATCAGGTTTGTTAAATTTTCAGTATTTCGTTTTGTCTTTTAGAACCTGctgcctaaacacacacacaatcgcctgtctttctttttatcattttcctcGTTGAACATTTCAGGAACCTGGCAGTAATGAAGACATAAAAAAGTTCGCCGAGGGATATAATGTGACCTTTGACATGTTTAGTAAGGTCAATGTCAATGGTGCCGATGCCCATCCCCTTTGGCACGATCTTCAGCGTGTCCTGAAGGGATCGTTATGGAAGTAAGTTTTTAATTTATGTCAAACAAAACTccacttttattcattttaatttccattagctgttgggtttttcttttttgctccaGCCTGGCCTATATTGAAGTGCTGTATGGCCAAAAGCATTACAGCTGTGGTCTTTCCTTCTATAGAGGCACAGGAAtggctaagaaatttgcttcccagccacatggttcttagttcaatcccactgcatcgCACCTTTCACTAgttccttctactatagcttcaggtcaacccaaattctttgagtggatttggtagatgaaaggtgaaagaagcccgttgtgtatgtgtgtgtctgtttgtccctccaccattacttgacagccagtgttggttttgtttaagtctctgtaacttagcagttcagcaagagtgaccaaaagaataagtaggAAAAAAAGAACTGGGATTGATTCAGTCagctaaaaatccttcaaggtcgTACCCCAGGATGGCCCCAGTCTAATGCCTCAAACAAGTAAGAGATTAAAGATATCTGGGGCCATCAAAAATAGCAAGTTACTACAAATTTATTAAGAGTTCTattgttgaaaaatgaagaatttgctGTGAAGACGGTTGCTCGTTATTCCTGTGTCATTGaactctgtttatcatttcagTGCCATCAAGTGGAATTTCAGCAAATTCCTCATTGACAAAGACGGCAAACCTTTCAAGCGCTTTGCACCCAACCAGGAACCTAAGGTAAGTTTAAACACATTTCAATCCGTCTTCTccctgaaaataaaacaaaatttttatcatcatcatcatcatcatcacccccatgGACCAAGAATTAGCATGATGTTttagttgtttaaccccaggtccaTCCTGACCAAGCAGATctcctatgatcaaaggtgtttcagtAATCTGACTTTCCGAatgtgttctttctcttttttttaaaaaacatgttaaatgtGGTTTTAAAGATTTGAGAAGCAAATAGCATTTCAGGGTTtgcatttcaagttcaaatccctctgcttttttatttggttttttctTTTGTGCTAAATTGAAATCCTctcctttcaccacaactttcgtATATTTTTAATACTTGGCATCCATCTTTTAAACCAGTTCCTTTATTAACATTCATCCAttgttttgtttccagtcttcctaTTTGTTTCTGATTCTATCGAAAGCAACATCTGctcccttcttttcttccttctctccctctttctaaaTACTTGTTCTTTTCCCATATTTTGACTTCCTGTTgataggcttggctgtgtggttgagaagcttgcttcctagccatgtgatttggggttcagtcccactgcatgtcgtgtgtgtgtgtgtgcacccatgtcctgatatcacatgatagttgtaaaggaGCATCACTGTTAAACAAGTGAGGTTGTTGGTTTCCTTTTTCCatggaaaaacatgtctggccatcgGAAATATTAACCTGGCTTGGAAACAGTGGacggttggcaacagaaaggacgTCTAAACCTGGAAattctgcctcagcaaattccatctgattcctgtggacatcaaatgatgtgataatgttgatgatgatgataatgaaccaGACCAAAATGGTAACTTGTGGTTTCTTTTAATTGTcattagaatataaataaaataattatttcaatgtaatctttctgaatcttttttttctctttcagtcgATCGAGAAGGAGTTAGAGAAATTGTGGTAGCTGTCTGGAGACTGACCTGTAAGATTAACTTAATACCTGGAGAGGATAAAAACTTTGGGTTTTTAATCAGCAAAAGATAGACTGGATGAAGACTATGGTTGAAAACTAGTTTTAGTTGACTGTAGTTGGATAAATTGTCTGTCTTTGTTGGTCCCTACCTatggttttttttcctttctttctttcaaatggttgtttgaaaaatatatatttattcatttacaaaaaaagaaatccctttcCTTTATCCCCCGCTTTCCCTCTCTTCttataaaaatgacaaaagaaacgATCGGTTGGTTACTTTTGGTTGGACTGAATGAAGCTGATTTCAGAAAACCTTTTGAGAAAGACACAACAAAGCAGAGTTGGAGAGAGTAAAACAGTGTTTTGTTgatccaccaccacaacaacaatcaccaGAAGATTAACCAACCAATGTAGTAGTGTTTGTCTTTTTTTAGGTGTAAATGTTTGgattaattaaatttttgtaattcAACTGATtggcttttttatttatttattattttaaaaaaaaaaaaattttttttttttttgcttatctaCTTATTCCTTGCTGCAGGGACCCTCCTTTTCattgttctgtttcttcttccctttctttgtcttgcaggttatTTGCCAACCTCACTGGTGCCAGTGTCGGGAAAgtaaagcacccagtccacactctgtaaagtggttggcattaggaagggcatccagccgtggaaaccatgccaaagctgacattagaACTGGGCTCTAAGGAATCCGAAAGTCAGGTGGGGTGGGTGACACTTTAGAGAGAATGCACAGTAGTCACACCAACAACATACAAGGGGACAAATGGGACTGAGAGATGAATGTGGAATAGAAAGGAGACAGGGGTGAATGATGGAACATCTCTTCTTTTCtaaatttatgtt
This window harbors:
- the LOC106869007 gene encoding phospholipid hydroperoxide glutathione peroxidase-like isoform X1 is translated as MHWTRPTTRFLVTVLLFLVTPVVTGIDCSGPPSSSFWSSSDKSAMTDEECKQENKSPKGFDFYSYKANDIDGNEVSMEKYRGHVCLVVNVASKUGLTDLNYRQLQELYEKYGESKGLRILAFPSNQFGNQEPGSNEDIKKFAEGYNVTFDMFSKVNVNGADAHPLWHDLQRVLKGSLWNAIKWNFSKFLIDKDGKPFKRFAPNQEPKSIEKELEKLW
- the LOC106869007 gene encoding phospholipid hydroperoxide glutathione peroxidase-like isoform X2, translated to MGFDFYSYKANDIDGNEVSMEKYRGHVCLVVNVASKUGLTDLNYRQLQELYEKYGESKGLRILAFPSNQFGNQEPGSNEDIKKFAEGYNVTFDMFSKVNVNGADAHPLWHDLQRVLKGSLWNAIKWNFSKFLIDKDGKPFKRFAPNQEPKSIEKELEKLW